The following is a genomic window from Crossiella equi.
GCGTACAAGCATACGTATAAATGTGCGTAGTGTCAGCCAGGTCCGAGGACGTGGCCCGGAAGGGAAGTGCCCTTGACACCCTGTGGTCTAGACCACATGCTCGAACGGCCGCCGCCCTGTTGCTCGTTCGCTTCCCTTGGAGGGGTGCCCGTGTCTCGTGGCCGTGCCCGGCTAGTGGCGATGATGTCCGGGGTGTTGGTGTTGGGCGGGCTGGTGGCCGCGCCGTCCGCGAGCGCGGCGGGCCAGCTCGGCGCCGCCTTCGGGACCACCGGGACCTGGGACTCCGGGTTCGGCGGGCAGTACACGATCCGCAACACCGGCGACGCCCCGGTGAACGGCTGGTCGCTGGTCTTCGACCTGCCCGCCAACGTGAAGGTCACCAGCCTCTGGAACGGGACGCACTCGGTGGCGGGCAACCGCAACACCGTGCAGGCGCTGGACTGGAACCGGGTCATCCCGGTCGGCCAGAGCGTCACCGTCGGCTTCAACGGCTCCTTCACCGGGAGCTTCGCCCCGCCCACCGCGTGCACGGTCAACGGCGCGGACTGCGCGGGCGGCGGCGGGGACCAGTCCGCGCCGAGCGTGCCGGGCGGGCTGCGGGTGACCGGGGCGGCCTCGTCCAGCCTGTCCCTGTCCTGGACCGCGGCCACCGACAACGTGGGCGTGACCGGCTACCGCGTGTACGAGGGTAACCAGGTGGTGGCCACCAGCACCGGCACCTCGGTGAGCGTGACCGGCCTGGCCGCCGGGTCCACGCACACCTACGCGGTGACCGCGCTCGACGCGGCGGGCAACGAGTCCGGCCGCAGCCAGAGCGTCACCGGCACCACCGAGCCGGGCACCAGCGAGCCCAGCCCGAATATCGTCGGTGCCTACTACGCGAACTGGACCGGCTTCCCGGTGGCGCAGATCCCGGCGCAGAAGCTCACGCACCTGTTCTACGCCTTCGGTTCCGCGCAGGGCGGCCGCTGCCAGGCGCCGAGCGGCCAGGCGGTGCAGCACTTCGCCGAGCTGAAGTCGTTGCAGCAGCGCTTCCCGCACCTCAAGGTGATCATCTCGGTGGGCGGCTGGGGTGCGGACGGCTTCTCCGACGGCGCGCTGACCGACGCCTCGCGCAAGGCCTTCGCCGCCTCCTGCGTGGACCTGTACCTCAAGCAGTACAAGGACACCTTCGACGGCATCGACATCGACTGGGAGTTCCCGGTCTCCGGCGGCATCATCACCAAACGCCCGGAGGACAAGCGCAACGCCACGCTGCTGTTCCAGGAGCTGCGCAAGCAGATCGACGCGGTGGGCGTGGAGCAGGGCCGCAAGCTGGAGCTGATGGCGGCCACGCCGGTCGGCCGGTTCCAGGACGACGGCCCCTACGACGTGGCGCAGAGCTTCGAGCTCGGCGAGATCGCCAAGATCCTCGACTTCATCAACGTGATGACCTACGACATGGGCACCGGCTACTCACCGATCTCCATGTTCAACGCGCCGATGCGCGCGGCCGCCGAGGACCCGACCGCCCAGCCGATGAAGGGCGGCAACAACGTCGTCGGCGGCATCGAGCACTACCTGGCCAACGGGGTGCCGAAGAACAAGATGGTGCTGGGCACGCCGTTCT
Proteins encoded in this region:
- a CDS encoding glycoside hydrolase family 18 chitinase yields the protein MLVLGGLVAAPSASAAGQLGAAFGTTGTWDSGFGGQYTIRNTGDAPVNGWSLVFDLPANVKVTSLWNGTHSVAGNRNTVQALDWNRVIPVGQSVTVGFNGSFTGSFAPPTACTVNGADCAGGGGDQSAPSVPGGLRVTGAASSSLSLSWTAATDNVGVTGYRVYEGNQVVATSTGTSVSVTGLAAGSTHTYAVTALDAAGNESGRSQSVTGTTEPGTSEPSPNIVGAYYANWTGFPVAQIPAQKLTHLFYAFGSAQGGRCQAPSGQAVQHFAELKSLQQRFPHLKVIISVGGWGADGFSDGALTDASRKAFAASCVDLYLKQYKDTFDGIDIDWEFPVSGGIITKRPEDKRNATLLFQELRKQIDAVGVEQGRKLELMAATPVGRFQDDGPYDVAQSFELGEIAKILDFINVMTYDMGTGYSPISMFNAPMRAAAEDPTAQPMKGGNNVVGGIEHYLANGVPKNKMVLGTPFYSRGFNVNSPEADAKKGLFLPYSSTLSAPQWKTLKAQYLTNPAWQQLRHTTAQVPYLYNSSTKQLISYEDPQSIAVKAAYAKQTGLRGTFMWELSDDDAQWSLLEAMRGPFGS